The following proteins come from a genomic window of Larimichthys crocea isolate SSNF chromosome III, L_crocea_2.0, whole genome shotgun sequence:
- the gck gene encoding hexokinase-4 isoform X2 translates to MDKVEQILSEFRLNKEELKEVMKRMQREMERGLRVETHEEASVKMLPTYVCSTPEGSEVGDFLALDLGGTNFRVMLVKVGEDDERSFKVETKNQMYSIPENAMTGTAEMLFDYIAECMSDFLDKHHIKHKKLPLGFTFSFPVRHEDIDKGILLNWTKGFKASGAEGNNVVGLLRDAIKRRGDFEMDVVAMVNDTVATMISCYYEDRSCEVGMIVGTGCNACYMEEMRTVELVEGEEGRMCVNTEWGAFGDNGELEEFRLEYDRVVDESSINPGHQLYEKLISGKYMGELVRLVLMKLVNEDLLFNGEASEMLKTRGSFETRYVSQVESDSGDRKQIYNILSSLGVLPSELDCDIVHLVCESVSTRSAHMCGAGLAGVINQMRERRSQEFLEITVGVDGSVYKLHPCFRDRFHKIVRDLTPHCEINFIQSEEGSGRGAALISAVACKMAACMLNQ, encoded by the exons ATGGATAAG GTAGAGCAGATCCTGTCAGAGTTCAGGCTGAATAAGGAAGAACTAAAAGAAGTCATGAAGAGGATGCAGcgtgagatggagagaggactGCGTGTGGAGACGCATGAAGAGGCCAGTGTCAAAATGCTTCCAACTTACGTCTGCTCCACCCCTGAGGGATCAG AGGTGGGTGATTTCCTGGCTTTGGATCTTGGGGGTACGAACTTCCGTGTGATGTTGGTGAAGGTGGGTGAAGATGACGAGAGGAGCTTTAAGGTGGAGACCAAGAACCAGATGTACTCTATTCCTGAGAATGCCATGACAGGCACTGCTGAAATG ctgtttgactACATAGCAGAGTGTATGTCAGACTTTTTGGACAAACATCACATCAAGCACAAGAAGCTTCCTCTGGGTTTCACCTTTTCCTTTCCTGTACGACATGAGGACATTGACAAG GGTATCCTGCTTAACTGGACCAAAGGCTTCAAGGCATCTGGGGCAGAAGGGAACAATGTTGTGGGTTTACTCAGAGACGCTATCAAGAGACGAGGG GACTTTGAGATGgatgttgttgccatggtgaatgACACAGTAGCCACCATGATTTCCTGCTATTATGAGGATCGCAGCTGTGAAGTGGGAATGATTGTTG GTACTGGTTGTAATGCATGTTAcatggaggagatgaggactGTGGAGCTGGTAGAAGGGGAGGAGGGCCGGATGTGTGTGAACACAGAGTGGGGAGCATTTGGAGACAACGGAGAGCTGGAGGAGTTCAGACTGGAGTATGACAGAGTGGTGGACGAGTCCTCGATTAACCCCGGACATCAGCT TTATGAGAAGCTGATCAGCGGGAAGTATATGGGTGAGCTGGTCAGGCTTGTTCTGATGAAGCTAGTGAATGAAGACCTGCTGTTTAATGGTGAAGCCTCAGAGATGCTGAAGACACGTGGCAGCTTTGAGACACGCTATGTCTCACAGGTGGAGAG TGACTCTGgggacagaaaacaaatctaCAACATCCTGTCTTCGCTCGGTGTTCTGCCGTCAGAGCTGGACTGTGACATTGTGCATCTGGTCTGTGAGAGTGTTTCCACTCGCTCTGCTCATATGTGCGGCGCAGGACTCGCTGGAGTGATCAACCAGATGCGGGAGCGACGCAGCCAGGAATTCCTGGAGATCACAGTGGGTGTTGATGGATCTGTCTACAAGCTACACCCATG TTTCCGTGACAGGTTCCACAAAATCGTCAGGGACCTTACACCTCACTGTGAGATCAACTTCATCCAGTCAGAGGAGGGGAGTGGTCGTGGAGCTGCTCTTATCTCAGCAGTGGCCTGTAAGATGGCTGCATGCATGCTGAATCAGTAA
- the gck gene encoding hexokinase-4 isoform X1 has translation MPCVSSQLDQMVKMPCSYSSVVDKIFAVEQILSEFRLNKEELKEVMKRMQREMERGLRVETHEEASVKMLPTYVCSTPEGSEVGDFLALDLGGTNFRVMLVKVGEDDERSFKVETKNQMYSIPENAMTGTAEMLFDYIAECMSDFLDKHHIKHKKLPLGFTFSFPVRHEDIDKGILLNWTKGFKASGAEGNNVVGLLRDAIKRRGDFEMDVVAMVNDTVATMISCYYEDRSCEVGMIVGTGCNACYMEEMRTVELVEGEEGRMCVNTEWGAFGDNGELEEFRLEYDRVVDESSINPGHQLYEKLISGKYMGELVRLVLMKLVNEDLLFNGEASEMLKTRGSFETRYVSQVESDSGDRKQIYNILSSLGVLPSELDCDIVHLVCESVSTRSAHMCGAGLAGVINQMRERRSQEFLEITVGVDGSVYKLHPCFRDRFHKIVRDLTPHCEINFIQSEEGSGRGAALISAVACKMAACMLNQ, from the exons ATGCCTTGTGTCAGCTCTCAACTTGACCAGATGGTGAAGATGCCTTGTAGCTACAGCTCTGTGGTTGATAAGATCTTCGCG GTAGAGCAGATCCTGTCAGAGTTCAGGCTGAATAAGGAAGAACTAAAAGAAGTCATGAAGAGGATGCAGcgtgagatggagagaggactGCGTGTGGAGACGCATGAAGAGGCCAGTGTCAAAATGCTTCCAACTTACGTCTGCTCCACCCCTGAGGGATCAG AGGTGGGTGATTTCCTGGCTTTGGATCTTGGGGGTACGAACTTCCGTGTGATGTTGGTGAAGGTGGGTGAAGATGACGAGAGGAGCTTTAAGGTGGAGACCAAGAACCAGATGTACTCTATTCCTGAGAATGCCATGACAGGCACTGCTGAAATG ctgtttgactACATAGCAGAGTGTATGTCAGACTTTTTGGACAAACATCACATCAAGCACAAGAAGCTTCCTCTGGGTTTCACCTTTTCCTTTCCTGTACGACATGAGGACATTGACAAG GGTATCCTGCTTAACTGGACCAAAGGCTTCAAGGCATCTGGGGCAGAAGGGAACAATGTTGTGGGTTTACTCAGAGACGCTATCAAGAGACGAGGG GACTTTGAGATGgatgttgttgccatggtgaatgACACAGTAGCCACCATGATTTCCTGCTATTATGAGGATCGCAGCTGTGAAGTGGGAATGATTGTTG GTACTGGTTGTAATGCATGTTAcatggaggagatgaggactGTGGAGCTGGTAGAAGGGGAGGAGGGCCGGATGTGTGTGAACACAGAGTGGGGAGCATTTGGAGACAACGGAGAGCTGGAGGAGTTCAGACTGGAGTATGACAGAGTGGTGGACGAGTCCTCGATTAACCCCGGACATCAGCT TTATGAGAAGCTGATCAGCGGGAAGTATATGGGTGAGCTGGTCAGGCTTGTTCTGATGAAGCTAGTGAATGAAGACCTGCTGTTTAATGGTGAAGCCTCAGAGATGCTGAAGACACGTGGCAGCTTTGAGACACGCTATGTCTCACAGGTGGAGAG TGACTCTGgggacagaaaacaaatctaCAACATCCTGTCTTCGCTCGGTGTTCTGCCGTCAGAGCTGGACTGTGACATTGTGCATCTGGTCTGTGAGAGTGTTTCCACTCGCTCTGCTCATATGTGCGGCGCAGGACTCGCTGGAGTGATCAACCAGATGCGGGAGCGACGCAGCCAGGAATTCCTGGAGATCACAGTGGGTGTTGATGGATCTGTCTACAAGCTACACCCATG TTTCCGTGACAGGTTCCACAAAATCGTCAGGGACCTTACACCTCACTGTGAGATCAACTTCATCCAGTCAGAGGAGGGGAGTGGTCGTGGAGCTGCTCTTATCTCAGCAGTGGCCTGTAAGATGGCTGCATGCATGCTGAATCAGTAA
- the ykt6 gene encoding synaptobrevin homolog YKT6, which yields MKLYSLSVIHKGATKANLLKAAYDLSSFSFFQRSSIQEFMTFTSALIVERTSQGSRASVKEQEYLCHVYVRNDNLSAVVIADTEYPQRVCFTLLDKVLEEFSRQVDSIDWPSGSPETITYKALDIHLSKYQNPREADAMTKVQAELDETKIILHNTMESLLERGEKLDDLVAKSEHLGNQSKAFYKTARKQNSCCEIM from the exons ATGAAGCTCTACAGCCTCAGCGTCATCCACAAAGGAGCGACCAAAGCCAACCTGCTCAAGGCGGCCTACGacctctcctccttcagcttCTTCCAGCGCTCCAG tATTCAAGAGTTCATGACCTTCACCAGTGCCTTGATTGTTGAACGGACATCCCAAGGAAGCCGTGCCTCTGTCAAAgaacaag agtACCTCTGCCATGTGTATGTAAGAAACGACAATCTGAGTGCTGTGGTCATTGCAGATACCGAATACCCACAGAGAGTCTGTTTCACATTGCTAGACAAG gtattaGAGGAGTTCTCTAGACAAGTGGACAGTATAGACTGGCCATCTGGTAGTCCTGAAACCATAACTTACAAAGCCCTGGATATTCACCTTTCTAAATACCAG AACCCCAGAGAAGCAGATGCAATGACTAAAGTTCAGGCAGAACTGGATGAGACAAAGATCATTTTG cACAACACCATGGAAAGTCtgttggagagaggagagaaactgGATGATCTTGTGGCAAAGTCCGAGCACCTGGGAAACCAGTCCAAAGCCTTCTACAAGACT GCACGGAAACAGAACTCATGCTGTGAAATCATGTGA